A window of the Gorilla gorilla gorilla isolate KB3781 chromosome 8, NHGRI_mGorGor1-v2.1_pri, whole genome shotgun sequence genome harbors these coding sequences:
- the LBX1 gene encoding transcription factor LBX1, with amino-acid sequence MTSKEDGKAAPGEDRRRSPLDHLPPPANSNKPLTPFSIEDILNKPSVRRSYSLCGAAHLLAAADKHAPGGLPLAGRALLSQTSPLCALEELASKTFKGLEVSVLQAAEGRDGMTIFGQRQTPKKRRKSRTAFTNHQIYELEKRFLYQKYLSPADRDQIAQQLGLTNAQVITWFQNRRAKLKRDLEEMKADVESAKKLGPSGQMDIVALAELEQNSEATAGGGGGCGRAKSRPGSPVLPPGAPQAPGAGPLQLSPASPLTDQPASSQDCSEDEEDEEIDVDD; translated from the exons ATGACTTCCAAGGAGGACGGCAAGGCGGCGCCGGGGGAGGATCGGCGGCGCAGTCCGCTGGACCACCTGCCTCCGCCTGCCAACTCCAACAAGCCACTGACGCCGTTCAGCATCGAGGACATCCTCAACAAGCCGTCTGTGCGGAGAAGTTACTCGCTGTGCGGGGCGGCGCACCTGCTGGCCGCCGCGGACAAGCACGCGCCGGGCGGCTTGCCCCTGGCGGGCCGCGCGCTGCTCTCGCAGACCTCGCCACTGTGCGCGCTGGAGGAGCTCGCCAGCAAGACGTTTAAGGGGCTGGAGGTCAGCGTTCTGCAGGCAGCCGAAG GCCGCGACGGGATGACCATCTTTGGGCAGCGGCAGACCCCTAAGAAGCGGCGAAAGTCGCGCACGGCCTTCACCAACCACCAGATCTATGAATTGGAAAAGCGCTTTCTATACCAGAAGTACCTGTCCCCCGCCGATCGCGACCAAATCGCGCAGCAGCTGGGCCTCACCAACGCGCAAGTCATCACCTGGTTCCAGAATCGGCGCGCTAAGCTCAAGCGGGACCTGGAGGAGATGAAGGCCGACGTAGAGTCCGCCAAGAAACTGGGCCCCAGCGGGCAGATGGACATCGTGGCGCTGGCCGAACTCGAGCAGAACTCGGAGGCCACAGCCGGCGGTGGCGGCGGCTGCGGCAGGGCCAAGTCGAGGCCCGGCTCTCCGGTCCTCCCCCCAGGCGCCCCGCAGGCCCCGGGCGCTGGCCCCCTGCAGCTCTCGCCTGCCTCTCCGCTCACGGACCAGCCGGCCAGCAGCCAGGACTGCTCGGAGGACGAGGAAGACGAAGAGATCGACGTGGACGATTGA